The Morganella morganii sequence GTTTACCGCCCGGCACAGACTGAATATACCGGATCGTCGTACCGTAAGCCTGATGGGTATCATTGACGTTATTATCAATATTATTGGCGTAAAACTTACCCTCTTTATAATCTGACATGCGGAACCCGGCTTCCAGTGTCCGGCCGGTATCCGGTGTCCAGTTAAAATTGACCAGCATATTATCGGAACGGCGGGTGTGATTACGGTTATCCGTCTCTCCTTTCGAATTCAGCATCCGGGTCTGGCGGATATCAGAATCACGGCGGCTGAAGCCGAATACCATACCGGTATTCTCCGTTAATCCGTATTCCGCCGTCAGATTAAAGAATTCCTTTTTATAAACGGGCTGAAATTCTGCATTCATTCCGTTGGGGACTTTTTTATCCAGCGCGTCTTTTACAGCCTCATCCGCTTTTAATGATGCCCAGGAGGACCGGGTGGTACGGTAACTGACTGATGCGTGATTTTCCCCGCTGTACTGCCGGGTTTCCGCCACAACTGCCCCGCCGGTAAATCCGCCCAGGTTTGCCGGAACGTTATTACTGTAAACCGTTATTCCCGAAAGTAGTTTCGCATCAAAGAAATAAGCCTGCTCTGAACTCTTATTCGGATTGACGCCCATGGTGCCATCAAATAAGGAGGAAGCCGGGTCAATATCGTTATTAATATTCACCCCGTCTATCATATACGCCGTCTGTTCTAAAGGCGCACCGTTAATGGAAACAGAGAGCGGTTTAATTTCACCATTGGTAAATCCTGTTTCTGATTTACTCTCCACACGGGCACCAGGGACGGCTTTCAAATAATCACTCAGGTTACTATTAGATGATGGTGAATCCTTTATTTCCTGCTCTGTTATCGTTTGAGACGACAGAGGATCATCTGTCTCTGCGTGTGCATCCGATTTAACCGCAACCTTAATATGGTTATCGGGGTTATATTGAGCTGCATGTGTATAAAAACTACAAAATGAACTGCCTGTAATAGCTGCAATAAGTAATTTGTCTTTATTTTTCATTTGGTTAACTTTATTTGAAAGCAAATGATATCTATTCGCATTATCATTATTGTTTGCAAATGCTAACATGGTGAAACTACGTATTCAACGAAAAAAATGATAATGAAACTATGTTTCATCACATTACTGATAAAATCATTATTGAATATAATTGGATGGCAATATCGATACAGTGGAATTTTAAACTGGCTAAAATACTATTTTTAAATAGATTATCTTATTATTTATGTTTGTATTCAGGCGGGAACTAATTAATAACGATTATCAATACTGTTCAGCAACTGACAGAAGCAGAGAGGATTTATTATTGCGGTAATATTATTGTGGTAAGTAAAAAAAGCGGGTAAAACTGAAAAGTTATACCCGCGTGTTTATCAGCCTAATTGTTTGCGGGCATTACGGAAGATCCGCAACCACGGTCCGTCCTCTCCCCAGTTTTCCGGATGCCAGGAGTTGCTGACGGTACGGAAAACACGCTCCGGATGCGGCATCATAATAGTGGTACGTCCGTCATCGGTCGTGACTGCAGTGATACCGTCCGGTGAGCCGTTCGGGTTGGCCGGATAGCGTTCAGTGACCTGTCCGTAGTTATCCACATATTGCAGCGCCACCAGGCCGCGTTCCGTCAGCGCCTGCTGATGTGCTGCATCACGGAATTCCGCCAGCCCTTCGCCGTGAGAGACCGCAATCGGCATCCGCGAACCGGCCATGCCGCTCAGCAGCAGTGACGGGCTTTGTGCCACTTCGACCAGACTGAAACGCGCTTCAAAACGTTCAGAGCGGTTACGGGTAAAGCGCGGCCATAAATCCGCCCCCGGAATCAGATCCCGCAGGTTTGACATCATCTGACAGCCGTTACAGACCCCGAGTGATAAGGTATCCGGACGCGCAAAGAACTGCGCAAATTCATCCCGTACCTGCGGATTGAACAGAATCGATTTCGCCCAGCCTTCACCGGCACCCAGTACGTCCCCGTAAGAGAAGCCGCCGCAGGCAACCAGCGCCTGAAAACTGTCCAGCGGAAGATGCCCGTTCAGCAGGTCGCTCATATGCACATCGATGGCATCAAACCCGGCACGGTGGAAGGCCGCCGCCATTTCCACATGGGAGTTAACCCCCTGCTCACGCAGCACCGCGACACGCGGACGCACACCTTTTACAATATACGGCGCGGCGATATCGTCATTCTGATCGAACGTCAGTACCACATTAAGGCCGGGGTCTGTCAGATCCTGCTTGGCTTCATGCTCTTCATCCGCACAGGTAGGGTTATCACGCTGACGCTGCATCTGCCAGGTGGTTTCCGCCCACATGATCCGCAGTTCACGGCAGGACTGGTGATAGACTTCTGTATTATGGCTGCGGACAACAAAATCATCCCCCGGTACAGCTTCACCGAGAACATGCAGCATATCTGCCAGACCGGCATCGGTGAAGGCCTGCACTACACCATCCAGATCTGCTTCACGCACCTGGAGCACAGCGCCCGGCTCTTCGGTAAACAGTGCGCCAAGGATATCCTCATCAAATGCACTGATATCCGCATTCACACCACAGTGTCCGGCAAAGGCCATTTCCGCCAGGGTGACAAACAGGCCGCCGTCTGAACGGTCATGATACGCCAGCAGTTTTTCATCCCGCACCAGGGTCTGCATGGTGTCAAAGAATGCACGCAGTGCCTGCGGATTGCGCAGATCCGCGCCTTTCTGTCCCAGCTGACGATATACCTGCGCCAGCGCGGTTGCGCCGAGGGTATTACGGCCTTCCCCCAGATCCACCAGCAGCAGACGGTTCGGCACATCACTCCGCAGTTGCGGAGTAACGGTCCGGCGCACATCATCCACACGGGCAAATGCCGTGATCACCAGCGACAGCGGCGAGGTCATCTCGCGCTCTTCGCCCTGCTCGTTCCAGCGGGTTTTCATCGACATGGAATCTTTACCGACCGGGATCGTCAGGCCGAGCGCCGGACATAACTCCTCACCCACCGCTTTCACCGCCGCGTATAACCCGGCATCTTCGCCCGGATGTCCGGCTGCGGCCATCCAGTTGGCGGATAATTTAATCCGCTTAATATCGCCAATCTGCACACCGGCAATGTTCAGCAGCGCTTCCGCCACCGCCATACGCGCTGAAGCGGCAAAATCAAGCAGAGCAACCGGCGCACGTTCACCGATGGACATTGCCTCGCCGTAGTAACTGTCGAGGCTGGCGGTAGTCACCGCGCAATCTGCTACCGGGATCTGCCACGGACCGACCATCTGATCACGGGAAACCATGCCGGTTACCGTACGGTCACCGATGGTGATCAGGAAGGTTTTTTCCGCTACCGCCGGTAAGTGCAGCACG is a genomic window containing:
- the purL gene encoding phosphoribosylformylglycinamidine synthase, translated to MEILRGSPVLSAFRVSKFISAFTEHHLPVTNIYAEYVHFADLSAPLTDDEHSKLQQLLRYGPSLAEHAPEGILFLVTPRPGTLSPWSSKATDIAHNCGLSAVTRLERGIAYYITTTGLTENEHQQLSALLHDRMTETVFSELSQAQALFARHEPAPLTVIDLAGQGRAALEKANISLGLALAEDEIDYLADAFTKLGRNPSDAELYMFAQANSEHCRHKIFNADWVIDGEEQPKSLFKMIKNTFEQTPDHVLSAYKDNAAVMEGSSAGRFFPQGEDRSYQYHQEETHILMKVETHNHPTAISPWPGAATGSGGEIRDEGATGRGAKPKAGLTGFSVSNLRIPGFTQPWEQDFGRPDRIVSAYDIMTEGPLGGAAFNNEFGRPALLGYFRTYEEKVSSHNGEELRGYHKPIMLAGGIGNIRADHVQKGEIPPGAKLIVLGGPSMNIGLGGGAASSMTSGQSDADLDFASVQRDNPEMERRCQEVIDACWQLGDNNPILFIHDVGAGGLSNAMPELVSDGGRGGRFELRDILSDELGMSPLEIWCNESQERYVLAVSPEQLPLFEALCQRERAPYAVIGEATEKRDLILNDSHFDNQPIDMPLDILLGKTPKMRRDVTTLTADGTPIDRRDINLHEAVKRVLHLPAVAEKTFLITIGDRTVTGMVSRDQMVGPWQIPVADCAVTTASLDSYYGEAMSIGERAPVALLDFAASARMAVAEALLNIAGVQIGDIKRIKLSANWMAAAGHPGEDAGLYAAVKAVGEELCPALGLTIPVGKDSMSMKTRWNEQGEEREMTSPLSLVITAFARVDDVRRTVTPQLRSDVPNRLLLVDLGEGRNTLGATALAQVYRQLGQKGADLRNPQALRAFFDTMQTLVRDEKLLAYHDRSDGGLFVTLAEMAFAGHCGVNADISAFDEDILGALFTEEPGAVLQVREADLDGVVQAFTDAGLADMLHVLGEAVPGDDFVVRSHNTEVYHQSCRELRIMWAETTWQMQRQRDNPTCADEEHEAKQDLTDPGLNVVLTFDQNDDIAAPYIVKGVRPRVAVLREQGVNSHVEMAAAFHRAGFDAIDVHMSDLLNGHLPLDSFQALVACGGFSYGDVLGAGEGWAKSILFNPQVRDEFAQFFARPDTLSLGVCNGCQMMSNLRDLIPGADLWPRFTRNRSERFEARFSLVEVAQSPSLLLSGMAGSRMPIAVSHGEGLAEFRDAAHQQALTERGLVALQYVDNYGQVTERYPANPNGSPDGITAVTTDDGRTTIMMPHPERVFRTVSNSWHPENWGEDGPWLRIFRNARKQLG